In Silene latifolia isolate original U9 population chromosome X, ASM4854445v1, whole genome shotgun sequence, the following proteins share a genomic window:
- the LOC141617357 gene encoding uncharacterized protein LOC141617357, translated as MPESCEVATNSRSQWKQMGEEGKKVTVQEEMRRMHQLPVNSSYATHRIRVLNKILQLMSIQRSASQEEELELLFAGLSL; from the exons ATGCCTGAGAGCTGTGAAGTGGCCACTAACTCAAGAAGTCAATGGAAACAAATGGGGGAAGAGGGGAAGAAGGTGACGGTCCAAGAAGAGATGAGGCGGATGCATCAGCTTCCTGTCAATAGTAGCTATGCCACTCATCGCATCCGAGTTCTTAACAAAATACTGCAGCTTATGTCCATTCAG AGATCTGCTTCACAGGAAGAAGAGTTAGAGTTGCTTTTTGCTGGCTTGTCTCTCTAA
- the LOC141620459 gene encoding uncharacterized protein LOC141620459, with product MVFGIRIGLLVMRTRDFNIVRCPEEKRSHNPHVLLEMQEFNACLSSCSLDDMASTGSDLTWTNKQDASTRVWSKLDRVLVNPHWFSSFPTSYAHFMEMGVSGHSPVLVFASEDYRVARRFSFLNSWVDHPDYTVKNAWCSSKAGSPSFCFFEKLKNVKHALTALIQEERSRIVEFTRLKSAELAMLSQRAKLMHIQHGDSYTKYFLTKINERKHQQIIGAVQDKQGVLRLGLDKVSFAFRQEYYSDLLGNEKDIPKLNSSFLGKGAQVSPMHHSSLTHPVSCQEIKKAVFSIDFGSSPGIDVFLSGFFKSAWHIIGSDFCSVVQCFFKTGHMPKQANSTLISLIPKKMVATSVMDYRPISCCTVFSKAISKVLTNRLQQVLPTIIGEEQAAFIKGRNIFENIMMSQLLVKGHSRKNVSPRCLIKLDIRKINGGVSGFFPRKSGIRQGDPLSSYLFALSIDVLSRYLRALRHKEGDVPSVLAVKDALSNFAELSGLLLMLIRPASILEESINNACQHWTSKLLSYIGRVHLINSVVFGLENFWSSCIMLPMAVVKNLNKSCKDFFWGCSDGHRKMVFKSWKHICSPWESEGFNIKDAALWNISFLLKWVWKLSISPEGLWARWRASYTLKHQDIWTINSKDWFSTSFKGILKARDSFNALTGSAQSFKALLNSWAKGTALHPGIVYKFLRASPSANPWTKGLACTGIIPSTRNICSLAA from the exons ATGGTGTTCGGAATCAGGATTGGGCTGCTCGTTATGAGGACAA GGGACTTCAATATTGTTAGGTGTCCAGAAGAAAAAAGAAGCCATAATCCTCATGTACTTCTTGAGATGCAGGAGTTTAATGCTTGTCTATCTTCTTGCTCACTTGATGACATGGCTAGTACTGGTAGTGATCTGACTTGGACTAACAAGCAAGATGCTTCTACAAGGGTTTGGTCAAAACTTGACCGAGTGTTGGTTAATCCTCATTGGTTCTCTTCTTTTCCTACTTCTTATGCTCATTTCATGGAAATGGGTGTCTCTGGCCATTCTCCTGTCCTTGTATTTGCTTCTGAGGATTACAGAGTGGCTAGGAGATTTAGCTTCCTTAATAGTTGGGTAGATCATCCTGACTATACTGTTAAAAATGCTTGGTGTTCTTCAAAGGCTGGTAGTCCCTCTTTCTGTTTCTTTGAGAAACTTAAGAATGTTAAACATGCTCTTACTG CTCTTATCCAGGAGGAGAGGAGCAGAATTGTTGAGTTTACAAGATTAAAATCTGCTGAGTTAGCTATGCTCTCCCAAAGGGCTAAACTTATGCATATTCAGCATGGTGATAGCTATACAAAATATTTTCTTACAAAAATAAATGAAAGGAAGCATCAACAAATCATTGGGGCTGTTCAGGATAAGCAAGGAGTACTTCGGCTGGGCTTGGACAAAGTCAGCTTTGCCTTTCGTCAAGAGTACTACTCTGATCTTCTTGGTAATGAAAAAGATATTCCTAAACTTAATTCTTCCTTTCTAGGTAAAGGAGCACAGGTCTCTCCTATGCACCACTCTTCCCTTACTCATCCAGTCTCTTGTCAAGAGATTAAGAAAGCTGTTTTCAGCATTGACTTTGGGAGTAGTCCTGGGATTGATGTCTTCTTATCTGGGTTTTTTAAATCTGCTTGGCATATCATTGGTTCTGACTTTTGCTCTGTTGTTCAGTGTTTTTTCAAGACTGGTCACATGCCCAAGCAGGCCAACTCTACTCTCATCTCCTTAATTCCTAAAAAAATGGTTGCTACTTCAGTTATGGATTATAGACCTATTTCTTGTTGCACTGTCTTTTCCAAAGCTATCAGTAAGGTCCTTACTAATAGGCTGCAACAAGTCCTTCCCACCATAATAGGAGAAGAGCAAGCTGCTTTTATTAAGGGTAGAAATATCTTTGAGAACATTATGATGTCCCAGCTCCTAGTCAAAGGGCATTCTAGGAAAAATGTCTCTCCTAGATGTCTTATCAAACTGGACATTAGGAAG ATCAATGGAGGAGTGTCTGGTTTCTTTCCTAGAAAAAGTGGCATCAGGCAAGGAGATCCCTTATCTTCTTATCTCTTTGCCTTGAGCATAGATGTCCTTTCTAGATACTTGAGAGCGCTCCGTCATAAGGA GGGGGATGTCCCATCTGTTTTAGCAGTGAAGGATGCCTTATCAAATTTTGCTGAGCTCTCTGGGTTACTGCTAATGTTGATAAGACCAGCATCAATTTTGGAGGAGTCTATTAAT AATGCTTGCCAGCACTGGACTTCCAAACTTCTCTCCTATATTGGTAGGGTTCACTTGATTAATTCTGTAGTGTTTGGTCTTGAGAATTTCTGGTCCTCTTGCATTATGTTGCCTATGGCTGTTGTCAAAAATCTCAACAAGTCCTGCAAGGATTTTTTTTGGGGATGCTCTGATGGTCACAGGAAAATGGTTTTTAAAAGTTGGAAGCACATATGCTCACCATGGGAGAGTGAAGGATTCAACATCAAGGATGCTGCTCTTTGGAACATTTCCTTTCTCCTTAAATGGGTATGGAAGCTTTCCATTTCTCCTGAGGGTCTTTGGGCTAGATGGCGTGCTAGTTATACTCTAAAGCATCAGGACATCTGGACTATTAACAGTAAGGATTGGTTTTCCACTAGTTTTAAAGGTATTCTCAAAGCTCGAGACAGCTTCAATGCTCTGACTGGTAGTGCTCAGTCCTTTAAAGCTCTTTTAAACAGTTGGGCAAAGGGAACTGCTCTTCATCCAGGTATAGTATACAAGTTTCTGAGAGCTAGCCCTTCTGCAAATCCCTGGACTAAGGGTTTAGCTTGTACTGGTATTATTCCTAGTACCAGAAATATCTGCTCTTTGGCTGCCTAG